The genomic region GCTGTATCAAAATAAAGTTAAACGTCTGTTGCAGTCATCCGCAGAAGCGTCCCTCATCCTGTTCTTGCCCCGTCCCTCATAGTTGACATCGAGTTCCCGGCACCTAAACTAGACCGTGGCAGAAGCGGGATATTTGAGTCAGTGGGGGGAAAATGAGCAGTTCCGACAGCAAGAAAGCCATGGTCCTGGTGACAGGGGCTACGGGGTTCATCGGCAAAAGGCTGGTAGCCGCCCTTGCCGCACAGGGGATACCGGTGCGCTGCCTGGTGCGCAACCCCCAGTCGACGCTTCCCCCCTGCGCAGAGGTGGTCCAAGGGGATCTGCTGCAGGTAGAGACCCTGGACCGAGCGCTGGAGGGAATCGAGACGGCGTACTACCTGGTACACGCCATGTCCGGCGACCGCGCCGGGTTCGAGCGCCGCGACCGGGAAGCAGCGGAGAATTTTGTCGCCGCCGCTACAAGACAGGGGCTCAGGCGGGTCATCTATCTCGGGGGGCTGGGCGAGGAGAAGGACGACCTTTCCGAGCACCTCGCCAGCCGGCTGGAGGTTGCGCGCATCCTCCAGCGGGGCCCTTTTAATACCACCTACCTGCGCGCGGCCGTCATCATCGGTGCCGGGGGAGCCTCCTTCGAGATGATCCGGGCCCTGGTCGAGAGGCTACCGGTCATGATAACGCCGCGCTGGGTCTCCACTCGCTGCCAGTTCATAGCCGTGCGGGACGTCATCGCCTACCTCGTAGGTTGCCTGCTGCACGAACAGACGGCTGGGAAGACCTACGACATCGGAGGACCTGAAATCCTTTCCTACCGCGAGATGATGGAGCGCTTCGCCAGGATAGAGCAGAAGTTCATCAAGATCCTGCCGGTCCCCTTTCTCACCCCCAAACTCTCTTCCTACTGGGTCTGGCTGGTCACCCCGATAAAACCGTCGATTTCGAGCCCCCTGATCGAGGGGCTCGGCAACGAGGTCGTCTGCCACGACGACGAGATTCGTAAGGTCATTCCCCTTAGACTGACGGGATACGACGACGCTGTGAGAGAGGCGCTTGAGGAGGCTGGCGCCCTCCCCGCAGAGCCCAACTGAGATACCCCGTCGCAACTCCCTTCGCGCCGGAATAAAATTAGCGGCAAAAAGCTCAAGGTTAATTAGCTGCGTCCGAAAAGACCAAGAGTGCCCGGGAACCCCGTTCCCGGCGGATCAAAGTCTTGTGCCGCCGCAAATGTAGTCGAGCAGGTGGCGAGGGAGCAGCATGAAGTGTCTAATCGTCGAGGATAACGATTTCTCCCGCGAAACCCTGAGTCTCTTTCTGGCGCCTCACGCCGAGATGGAACTGGCGACTGACGGGCAGGAGGGAGTGGAACTTTTCGAAACCGCACTTGCCGGCGGCCAGGGGTTCGACCTGGTGCTGCTTGATGTGGTCATGCCCAAGCTGGACGGGCAGCAGGCCTTGAGACGGATGCGCCAGGCGGAAAGGGAGAAGGGGGTTTCGGCGCAGCAGAAAGCCGTCATCATCATGACCACGGCGCTTACCTCGGCAGAACAGATGGAGCAGGCGCTTTGGGACGGCGACTGCACCGACTATCTGGTAAAGCCGATAGTGCGGGCCGATCTGCTGGCACTGCTGCGCAGGTACCGTTTGATCAACTGATGGCGCGCCTGGGCGTGGCAAGGACATGGGCATGGAACCTTATTATTACCGGGAAGACATCAGGAAATCGCTCAAGGATGACAGCGCCGAGATAGCTGCAGGGTTCAGGGAGATCGTCAAGGGGGGGCTGCGGGTGCAGCTCAAGCTGGTTAACTACTTCAAAGGACTCCCTATCAGCTACCCCGCCACCCCGGTCGACTTTACCGGCACTGTCCTGGAACTGGACGTCCATCCCCAGCAGGCGGTGGCATTGGAGCAAACGGGATGCACCTTCGTAAAGTGCAGCTATTTCGACCGCCCCATGCTCGCCGACGTGAAAGACGCCGACGTGCGCCGGATGATGGCGTCGCTTGCCAACTTCCGTTTCGTGGAGATCCTGGCGGAACAGCGCGTGTCGCTGCGGCTCAAACTGGAGCCGCCTTGCGACGCCCAGATTATAGGTGACGCAGAACCCATTGACGGCAAGGTTCTCGACATCTCCCTCGGGGGGGTATCCATCAGGGCCTCCCGCCCTTCGTACCTGCGGGAGGGGAAGGGGGCACTGCTAAAGGTCATGGTGCCGAACCTGCTGCAAAGCGGAGAGACCCCGCTGGAGCTGAGGTCGAAGGTGGTCGCCGTTGCCCACGAGGAGCAGGGCGAGGTGTGCCGTTTTTCCATCGAGTCGGACCCGCATGTGGAGGGGGTGATCTCGCGCTTTATCTTTCAGCGGCAGGTGGACCTGATCAGGGAGCTGAAGGAGCAAAGCTGAAGCGCCGGCGGGAGCCCGGCCGTGGCGGCAAAGGAGTGGACCCGTGCCCGACAACCTCTTCATCCCATCGGTCGACCTGAGGATCGGATCGCTCGAGGAATACAACCGCAGGCAGAAGGATAAGGCGTCTTTGCGGCACGCCAAGGCGAAGCCCCGTCCTTGTATCACCATCTCGCGCGAGTTCGGTTGCACCGGGTACCCGACGGCGGAGTTGCTCCGCGAATTGCTGATGCAAAGGACCGGCGACGAGTGGGTGCTGATCGACAAGGCCGTGCTCGAAGAGGTGGCGCAAAGGCACAACCTTTCACAAGAGATCCTGCAGACGCTGGGGGCCGAGAACCGCATCCTGGACGAGATCCTCGCCACGTTCTCGCCGCGCTGGAAAAGCAGCTACGACTACTTTCTCCCCCTTTCGCGCCACGTGGTGGCCTTAGCGGAGCAGGGTAACGTCATCATCCTGGAGCTTGGCGGCGCCATCATCACCAGGCACATCGAGAATTCCTATCACTTCAGGCTCTTCGGGTCACCCGCCTTCAAGGCCGCCACGCTCGCCAGCCGGCTCGGGCTGGAAATCGAGCCGGCGGAAAAGCTGATGCACAAGCAGCAGAAAGCCCGCGACCACTTCACCCGTGACTTCCTGAACCAGGACGACCACGATCCCGCCCTCTACGATCTCCTTTTCAACAACGACCGCTGCCCCGCCGACCGGATCGCCCACACCATAGCCGACTTCGTCCTGGTGAGGTGATCGCTACGCCGCAAAAGCGTGGCCGGAGCGCCAGCCCCCAGCCCGGATGCCCCCTTCGTTGCTGCCGCTATCTCAAGGTCGGCACAGGGGGGATCCTCTTCATGGCGTCAGCGGCACATTCAGGACAGTAGCCGTGGCTGAAAAGGGCCCCCGAGTGGAGTGTGATGTAGCTCTCCAACTGGTTCCAGTACCCCTGGTCGTCACGAATCTTTTTGCAGGTCATGCAGATGGGGAGCAGACCTGAGAGCTCCTTCACCTTGGACAGCGCCTCCTGCAGCTCCTGATTCTTCCTGGCCAGCGCCTCTTTTTGCGACTGCAGTTCGAGATGCACGGCGACACGGTGGCTCAGGATGGCCGGTTTAAGCGGCTTCGAGAGGTAGTCTACAGCGCCGGCTGCAAATCCCCGTGACTCGTCCACCTCATCGCTTAGCGCAGTGATGAAAATCACCGGGATGTCACGGTACCTTGAGTCCCCCTTCAGGATACGGCAAAGCTCCAAGCCGTCCATCTCGGGCATCATGACGTCGAGCAGTATCAGGTCTGGACGACTTTCCGCCAGGGCCAGCAGCGCCTCCTTCCCGCTGTTGGCGCCGATGACCTCGTACTCCTTGCGCAAGATCTTGTAGATGATGATTAGATTTTCCGGGGTGTCGTCGACAACCAACAGTTTTTTCTTAACCAAGTTGTCCTCATTTCCCTGTGAGCAGGCACAGAAACTGTGTCAGGTGTGGATATCGTATTCGAGAAGGATTTCTTCCACTGTCTTCAAAGCGCCAGGGCAATCGAACTGTCGTATCTGCAGGTTCAGCTGTTCAAGAAAAGCTGAGCCCGGAATCAGCTCGGACAGGTCGTTCACCTTGTCTAAAACCTCCAGCTTCCTTTGCCGTAACAGCGTGCTGACTGCAGTGAGTATATCGGCAAGCTGCTGCCTGTCCACTGTGCCTGGCTGGTTTGCCGCGCATGTCGGCATTGCGGAGGCAGTGGCAGGCCCCCCCGGCGGCAGCGGCTCGGGGAGCCGGAGGCAGCGCCTCATCTCCCGCAACAGCGTGGGCATCTCCACCGGTTTGGGGACGTACCCGTCGTAACCGAGTTTAAGTAGCATCTCCTCATGGTTCTTCAGGGCATGCGCCGTGAGAGCGATTACCACGGTGCGCTTTCCCAGAGGAGCTTCGGCTTCCCTGATGAGGCGGGTAGCTTCCGTGCCGCCGATGCCCGGCATCTCCACATCCATCAGGATGAGGTCGTAGTTTCCGGTTTTCCACTTTGCGAGCGCTTCACCGCCATCCGCCGCGCTGTCCAATCTATGCCCCAGCCTCCCAAGGAGCTTCGCCATGACGTTGCGGTTCATCTCCTGGTCGTCAGCCAACAGGATGTTCAGCTTCGCCTCGTCCCAGGTGACCTTGTCGTTCTTGGGCGAGGGGTGCTGCCCGCATTCTTCGGCCCTTAGTGCGAAGGGAATCTCCATGTGGAAGGTGCTGCCTGCGTTCTTGCTGCTCTCCGCCCAGATCCGCCCCCCCATGAGCCGGACCAGCTTCGCACTTATGGAAAGCCCGAGGCCGGTGCCGCCGTACCTCCTTGTGGTGGAGGTGTCCTCTTGGGCGAAGGGGGCGAAGATGCGCTCCAAAGATTCAGGCGCTATGCCGACGCCGGTGTCGCTCACGCTGAATCTTAACTGGGCCATATCTTCTTGCTTTACCGTCAGGGTGACCGATAAGGCGACGCTCCCGCATGCGGTGAACTTGATGGCGTTGCCGACGATGTTGAGGAGCACCTGCTTTAGTCTCAGCCGGTCGCCTACCAGCGTGTCAGGGACCTCTTCCGGGACACAGAGCTTCAACTGAAGCCCTTTTTCGTGGGCCGTCGCCGTCTGCGTCCTGACGATCTCGTTGATGCTGTTCCTGAGGCTGAAGGTTCTGGACTCCAGTTCGACCTTTCCCGCCTCCACCTTCGAGAGGTCGAGTATGTCGTTGATGATGGCAAGAAGCCCCTCGGACGAGGTGAGTATCCCATCCAGGTACTCCTTCTGTTCGGCGGAAAGCTCCGTGTAGGCAAGAAGCTGCGCCATGCCGACGATGCTGTTCATCGGGGTCCTGATCTCGTGGCTCATGTTGGCCAGGAACTCCGTCTTGGCCCGGTTGGCGGCCTCGGCCGCCTCTCTTGCGAAAACCAGTTCCATCTCGGAGAGCTTTCGGTCGGTGATGTCGAAGCAGTAGCCGATATAGCCGGCAAAGCTGCCGTCGAGCCCATTGAAGGGACGCCCGATGTCCAGTATCCAGCGGTAGATGCCGTCGTGGCGCCTCAGCCGGTACTCCATCTCAAAGGGGGCCCGCTGGCGGAAGGCGCCCACCCATATGGCGACGCAGCGTTCCAGGTCGTCGGGATGGACACCTTGCGCCCAGCCGTCTCCGTATTCCTCTTCCATGGTGCGGCCGGTGAATGAAAGCCAGGTGTTGTTGAACCAGTCGCACCTGGCCTGCGTGTCGGCGCGCCAGATCAGTGCGGGTGCCTCGGCGAGGATGTTCAAGTAGTGATCCCGCGCCTCTGCCAGTTGCCCTTCGGCCCGCAGGCGCTCCTGTATCTCCTGTTTCAACTCGCGGGTTCGCTCCTCGACCATATGCTCCAGAAAGGCGAAGCTGTGGGTGCCACTGGTCTTGTCCATTCTCGCAGCTCTCCTGGGAAGGCGCACGCTGTCGGCGTGGAAAAATATCTGGGTGGTGCAGACGTTAGGTAGCGCGGCATTATAAGCAAATCATCATAAAGGCTCTAGAAATTTATGAGGAGCGCGGACTCATTAGTCCTTGGCTTTCAGCCGCATGCCGAGACGATTTTACTGAAAAAGCGAAGGCGAGGTTGTCGGCACTCGTCAGCACCAGATCTACCCCCGTGAACAAAAAAAGCCTCTCGCCTTGGCAAGGCTGGAGGCTTATGTAGCGCGGTGGGGGTAAGGTAAGACTGGCCCGCGCGCGGGCAGCTCTTCCGCGGTCACTGGTCCCACCGGTAAGAAGGGGGAGGCGAGACAGGTTCGACGTGGGCTCCGATCCGCTCCAGTTCCTTCAGCACAGCCCCCTTCATGGTCTCCACCTGCAGGTTGACCTCTGCGCTCAGCTCGGAACCCAGCGCGAGAGATTTGGGCTGCACTCCGACAAGGACCAGTTCCGGAAGGGTGCGCCCCATCAATTGAGCTGCACCCAGCAGGTCCTTCAGCCCCAGTTGGTGTGGTGAAAGCTTGGTGTCCAGAGCTGAGGGAAGTTCCTCCCCGACCAGCCTGACGCAGAACCCCGGCTGCTTTCCGGTTTCGACTGCGTCAACCATGATGACATGGCTTTTTCCTTCCAGAAGCGGCAGTAGCGCTAGACCAAGAGTTCCACCGTCGACGACATCGACTCCAGCCGGAAATCGGTACTCCCGCTGCAGTTCCTGGACCACCTTTGCGCCCACACCGTCATCACTCATAATGGTGTTGCCGATGCCGAGGACAAGAACCCTCGGCATGCATTTCCCGCGTTGAGCCATCTTAACCCCCGTTGATTTTACCTTCATTAGCCGTGTCATCCGTGTCGGCCGAGTCTAGTCCTGAGGCCTGCCCATCGTTCTCAGGCAGGCGGCGTCCATTCCGTACCGCGTCTTACTCGCGGGCAGAACAATAGTAGTAAAAAAATGTTTTATCGTAAAGAGGGGTATAAAGCAAGGACTTCATTTGCACTTTAAATTCGACAAGTTTTCGATAAAACATGGCATCAGAATTATAAAAGATATCCGCGTTTGTGCCATTTTGATGCCCAGGCCGGCTGCCACCTCTTCGCCTCTAGCTCCTTTCGCGCCCGCTTCTGCCCCCCCAGGTTCTTGCACACGATGGTCAATTCTTGCACAGCAGGCTGCAGGCTCAGACCTGTAAATGGCCGTAAACGTTGTGGTTGTCGTTGGCATGTCACGTGCTTAAATGAAAAGTAATTAAATATCATTTATGCGCACGATGCTCCTTTCCGCCAAAGGGATTTACACGGCATCGAACGCAAGCGCACGAAGGACTGAGCCACACGGCGTAAGGTCTGGAGAGAAGGCTGTAGGATGCACGAAGTGCGAACTCAAAGCGGCTAGCTGCAGTGTATCGACTCCGTCCTAATGGATCTTCACTGGTTGAAGGTTGATGGACCTCTTTATAGGCGTGAGTCCTAATCTCAAGAACCGACAGCATTCGGCGCTCACTTCAATGTGCAGTGGCATTGACAAAATCCAAGATGCAATTGCATCCAATAGGGATAGACTTTAACAGCATACCGCTCTCCTTCTCTGAGCATTGGTTTTTTTTGGTCTAAACCCGTTTTGCCAGACTTGAGACGGGATGCACTTTTGAGGCGCTGCTTGCCACCAGGCTGACGCCATTTTTACCCACTGGTTCTGCTGAAGAGATTCGAGTTCAGGTGCAAAGAGGAGGTTGACATGTCTGGAGAAACGTACCGCAACCGTGCGTCGCCTCCATTTTGGTGCGGACACTGGGGGCGACCCGACGGGGACGTCTCACCCATGGGAAAGCATCACCGGGTTTAACTGGGAGGTCCGAGATGAAAAGGTTACTGGTGATTCTAACGATCGTCGTCATGTCACTCCTGTTCGGTTGTGGTGGTGGAGGCGGCAGCAGTGGAGGCAGTAATACCGGATCTGTCAACAACAGCACCGACGGCGGAACAGGCGGTAGCACCGGCAGCATCACGAACCCCACTGGCGGGACTGGGTCCAGCGGTGGAACCAATGACAGCACCTCAGGCGGGACTGGCAGCGGTACGGGAGGCACAGTCGACACTCCGGTGTCGCCCCCGGCGGTTACCATTCCGGGGGCGCCGACTGGGGTCACGGTACAGCCGGGAGATGGCCAAGTCACCATCTCCTGGAGCCCCGTCGCCAATGCAACTTCGTACAACGTATATTGGTCTACCACTGGTAGTGTGACGCCCAGTGTGGCAACGCGAAAGGTCGGCGCCGTCTCACCCTGTGTGCTCACTGGCTTGATGAACTGGACAATCTACTACTTCGTCGTCACGGCAGTTAACCAGTCAGGAGAATCGGCAGTCTCGACTGAACTGAGCGCCACTCCGGAGGCGCTGTTTGTTGCCGAGATGGTGAACGGGAAAACCTTCGACTACACCATCTCGCCAGACGGGTATGGAGTGGTTACTTTCAACCCGGACGGGACCTTCACAGGGCAGAATTTGAAAGTCGGTCAGCCTATGGCCGGACAGTGGGGCCTCCAGGACGGCGTATTGATACTCGTGTATCCATGGGTAAAAGCGGAGTACTTCTTCCTCAGCTCAGGCACCCCGGCATCGTTCCAGGTTATTTATTTGAGGCGCAACTATGAAGACGGCAGTGTCACCAGCCCTGTAGCAGGTACTTTTAACCTGAAATAGAACTGGTGAGCCTAAGCGGAAGTACTATAAGGCGGTCAACGACCGCCTTATTCTTTTGGGCCAACGGCGAAGGAGGCGTGCAACTAAAAGTGAGCTCTGGATCATATTGTTGGAGTCTGTGTATGCGGGGAGGTACTTCGGCACACGGAACGAAAATGGCCGATTCCTTTTTAGGAATCGGCCATGGTTTTTTTGGCTCCCCATCGCGGACTCGAACCACGGACATGGTGATTAACAGAGCGTCCCAAGCCCCTTTTCAGGCCATTTCATGCCGTTTCAGGGCTGTTCAAAAAACCTCGTAAACGTAGACACCACGGCCTTTTACGGCTAACATCCTATTCAGGACATTGCACCACGTTTCACTGCAGCACAACCACAAAAGGATACGTGGGAGGATACGTGGAAAGATCACCATGTCGTTCTGGAAAAGGATACGTGGCGAAAAACGGCGGTTGAGAGGTGGGAAAATGAAAAGCAGAATCAGGTTTACGGACCTGTACATTAAAAACCTGAAGCCGATGGAAAAGGATTTCTGGGCGCGCGAAGGATTAGGGTTTGCGGTCCGGGTGGTTCCTTCCGGGGAGAAGCTTTGGTATTACATTTACACCTTCCAGGGAAAGAAGCGGTACATGTGGCTCGGGAGCTATCCTGCGGTGCCGTTGGCGGCTGCCCGGGAGGCCTGTGAAGTAGCAAGGGCCAAGGTGAAAACGGGGGTAGACCCATTGGCGCAGAAGGAAGCGGAGCTGGAGGAGCGGCGCAGGGCTCCCACGGTTGCCGAGCTGTGCGCCGAGTATCTGGAGCGCCACGCCAAGCAGTTCAAGCGCTCCTGGCAGAAAGACGAGCAGATGATAAAGCGGGACGTACTGCCGGAGTGGGGCAAGCGGAAGGCTCGGGACATCACCAAGCGGGACGTGGTCCTGCTGCTGGAAAAGATCATGGATCGCGGGGCGCCGGTACAGGCCAACACCACGTTCGCCCTGGTCCGGAAGATGTTCAACTTTGCGGTGGAGCGGGACATCCTGGAGCACACCCCCTGCCACGGCGTCAAGCCTCCAGCGCCCAAGGTCGCTCGGGACCGGGTCCTCTCGGAAGCAGAGATCAGGACCTTCTGGAACAACCTGGATGCCTGCGCCATGTCCAATGAAAGCAGGCGCGCGTTGAAGCTGGTGCTGGTCACCGCGCAGCGGCCGGGCGAAGTGATCGGGATGCATACCGACGAGATCAAGGGGGACTGGTGGATACTCCCTGGAGAGAGGGTGAAAAACAAGAAGTCCCACCGGGTGTACCTGTCGACGCTCGCCAGAGAGATCCTGGCGGAGGCCGTCGCCGAGAACAAGGAAAAGCAGGGCATCCCGGGGGACCAGGAGTATCACGGCTTCATGTTTCCCTCGCCGCAGCGCGCCAAAGTGCAGTCCATAGATCCGCAAGCGCTGATAGTGGCAGTGGGGCGGGCCCTTGCCTCCCCTGTGCTCGATCAGAACTTCAAACGGGTCCTCGACCGGGATGGGAAGCCCGCCACGGTAAACCGGCTCGACGTCGCCCACTTCACCCCGCACGATCTGAGGCGCACCGCGGCAACGTTCATGGCCGAATCCGGCGAGATGGATGAGGTGATCGACGCCGTTTTGAACCACGCCAAGCAGGGGGTGATCAGGGTCTACAACCAGTTCAAGTACGACGCGCAGAAGCAAGCGGCTCTCGAATCCTGGTCCAGGAGACTCATCGGCATCACCACCGGAGTGAAGGGGAAGGTGATCGCCATCGGCAGCCGGTCCAAGCCGGCGTAATCCAACTTGTCAATTTGTAGCTTATAGGCTAATATCTATGACGACACAGACTTTTCCTTTCGAAATCGAGTATTACAGGACGGAGGGGGGCACAGCGCCGTTTAGGGAATGGCTGCAGGCCCTGCGGGATGTAACCGGGCGCGCCAAGATCCGCGTCCGGCTGGACCGGGCACGGCTTGGGAACCTGGGGGACCATAAGAACCTGGGTGAGGGGCTGTACGAGCTGCGGGTCGACTATGGCCCTGGGTATCGCGTCTATTACACCCTTGAGGGAAACCGGCTGATCCTGCTTTTGGTCGGCGGGGACAAGGAGTCCCAGCGACGGGATATCGCGAAGGCTGCGGGGTGCTTGCAGGATCACAGAAGGAGACATCAAGATGGCTCACACGACTGACTACCAGAAGGATCTCATCGAGGCGTTGAAGGACCCGGCCGAGGCGGCGGCATACCTGAACGCGGCCTTGGAAGAGGGGGACCGGGAAGCCTTCCTTCTTGCCTTGCGCAACGTCGCGGAGGCAAACGGTGGCATGGCTGCGGTAGCGGACAAGGCCCATCTAAACCGTGAAAGCCTGTATCGCACCCTGTCGCGTCGGGGCAACCCCGAAATCAGGACACTGTTCAACCTGCTGCACGGAGTAGGGCTGCGGTTGAATATCACCCCGGAGCGCGCGTCCGCCTAGTACACCCGGACACACGGCAAATCTCAAAGAGGGGGGCGGAGTTCAGAATCGAGTTCCCGCCCCCTAAGCTTCAGACTCTCTTTGCGTAGTCAATCATCCCCTGGAAATCGACCACCACGGCCGGTTCGTCGCCGACGACCCAGGCATCGTGCCCCATCGGGAGCAGCGCGACGTCGCCGGGGCCGCAATCGAACTCGCTGCCGTCATCCATCACCACATGGAGCCTGCCGGAGACGTGGTACTGGAAGTGGGGAGCCTCGCAGCTTTTGGTCTTGACGAGCGGCTGGACCGACTCGGACCAGCGCCACCCGGGCAAGAATGTGGCTCGCCCCACCCACGCACCACCAATATCCAGCATTTCCACCCTTCCCTTGGGAAACTCACGTACTTCGTCCGGCTTTCCGAAGTTCTTTACTGCAGATCTACCCGTTACCAGTTCCATGGCAGCCTCCTTTCAACTGGTTGTCTTCGCGGCCTCGCCGACCAAAGCACCGCGACCGGCAAGACACGCCCGTCAATACTGCCATAACAAATTTATAAGGCAACCGCCACAGGGTACCGCGGCCCGGACCTTCGCCAGAAGAGCCGCGAAGGTAGTATTGTCTGCTATCTCGATTGTCCAAGTAACTGAGCTAAAGTATGGGTACGT from Citrifermentans bremense harbors:
- a CDS encoding addiction module antidote protein, which gives rise to MAHTTDYQKDLIEALKDPAEAAAYLNAALEEGDREAFLLALRNVAEANGGMAAVADKAHLNRESLYRTLSRRGNPEIRTLFNLLHGVGLRLNITPERASA
- a CDS encoding fibronectin type III domain-containing protein; the encoded protein is MKRLLVILTIVVMSLLFGCGGGGGSSGGSNTGSVNNSTDGGTGGSTGSITNPTGGTGSSGGTNDSTSGGTGSGTGGTVDTPVSPPAVTIPGAPTGVTVQPGDGQVTISWSPVANATSYNVYWSTTGSVTPSVATRKVGAVSPCVLTGLMNWTIYYFVVTAVNQSGESAVSTELSATPEALFVAEMVNGKTFDYTISPDGYGVVTFNPDGTFTGQNLKVGQPMAGQWGLQDGVLILVYPWVKAEYFFLSSGTPASFQVIYLRRNYEDGSVTSPVAGTFNLK
- a CDS encoding HyaD/HybD family hydrogenase maturation endopeptidase, which codes for MPRVLVLGIGNTIMSDDGVGAKVVQELQREYRFPAGVDVVDGGTLGLALLPLLEGKSHVIMVDAVETGKQPGFCVRLVGEELPSALDTKLSPHQLGLKDLLGAAQLMGRTLPELVLVGVQPKSLALGSELSAEVNLQVETMKGAVLKELERIGAHVEPVSPPPSYRWDQ
- a CDS encoding NAD(P)H-binding protein, translated to MSSSDSKKAMVLVTGATGFIGKRLVAALAAQGIPVRCLVRNPQSTLPPCAEVVQGDLLQVETLDRALEGIETAYYLVHAMSGDRAGFERRDREAAENFVAAATRQGLRRVIYLGGLGEEKDDLSEHLASRLEVARILQRGPFNTTYLRAAVIIGAGGASFEMIRALVERLPVMITPRWVSTRCQFIAVRDVIAYLVGCLLHEQTAGKTYDIGGPEILSYREMMERFARIEQKFIKILPVPFLTPKLSSYWVWLVTPIKPSISSPLIEGLGNEVVCHDDEIRKVIPLRLTGYDDAVREALEEAGALPAEPN
- a CDS encoding response regulator, with protein sequence MVKKKLLVVDDTPENLIIIYKILRKEYEVIGANSGKEALLALAESRPDLILLDVMMPEMDGLELCRILKGDSRYRDIPVIFITALSDEVDESRGFAAGAVDYLSKPLKPAILSHRVAVHLELQSQKEALARKNQELQEALSKVKELSGLLPICMTCKKIRDDQGYWNQLESYITLHSGALFSHGYCPECAADAMKRIPPVPTLR
- a CDS encoding tyrosine-type recombinase/integrase, which produces MKSRIRFTDLYIKNLKPMEKDFWAREGLGFAVRVVPSGEKLWYYIYTFQGKKRYMWLGSYPAVPLAAAREACEVARAKVKTGVDPLAQKEAELEERRRAPTVAELCAEYLERHAKQFKRSWQKDEQMIKRDVLPEWGKRKARDITKRDVVLLLEKIMDRGAPVQANTTFALVRKMFNFAVERDILEHTPCHGVKPPAPKVARDRVLSEAEIRTFWNNLDACAMSNESRRALKLVLVTAQRPGEVIGMHTDEIKGDWWILPGERVKNKKSHRVYLSTLAREILAEAVAENKEKQGIPGDQEYHGFMFPSPQRAKVQSIDPQALIVAVGRALASPVLDQNFKRVLDRDGKPATVNRLDVAHFTPHDLRRTAATFMAESGEMDEVIDAVLNHAKQGVIRVYNQFKYDAQKQAALESWSRRLIGITTGVKGKVIAIGSRSKPA
- a CDS encoding PAS domain-containing hybrid sensor histidine kinase/response regulator, producing MDKTSGTHSFAFLEHMVEERTRELKQEIQERLRAEGQLAEARDHYLNILAEAPALIWRADTQARCDWFNNTWLSFTGRTMEEEYGDGWAQGVHPDDLERCVAIWVGAFRQRAPFEMEYRLRRHDGIYRWILDIGRPFNGLDGSFAGYIGYCFDITDRKLSEMELVFAREAAEAANRAKTEFLANMSHEIRTPMNSIVGMAQLLAYTELSAEQKEYLDGILTSSEGLLAIINDILDLSKVEAGKVELESRTFSLRNSINEIVRTQTATAHEKGLQLKLCVPEEVPDTLVGDRLRLKQVLLNIVGNAIKFTACGSVALSVTLTVKQEDMAQLRFSVSDTGVGIAPESLERIFAPFAQEDTSTTRRYGGTGLGLSISAKLVRLMGGRIWAESSKNAGSTFHMEIPFALRAEECGQHPSPKNDKVTWDEAKLNILLADDQEMNRNVMAKLLGRLGHRLDSAADGGEALAKWKTGNYDLILMDVEMPGIGGTEATRLIREAEAPLGKRTVVIALTAHALKNHEEMLLKLGYDGYVPKPVEMPTLLREMRRCLRLPEPLPPGGPATASAMPTCAANQPGTVDRQQLADILTAVSTLLRQRKLEVLDKVNDLSELIPGSAFLEQLNLQIRQFDCPGALKTVEEILLEYDIHT
- a CDS encoding type II toxin-antitoxin system RelE/ParE family toxin, with the protein product MTTQTFPFEIEYYRTEGGTAPFREWLQALRDVTGRAKIRVRLDRARLGNLGDHKNLGEGLYELRVDYGPGYRVYYTLEGNRLILLLVGGDKESQRRDIAKAAGCLQDHRRRHQDGSHD
- a CDS encoding response regulator, whose product is MKCLIVEDNDFSRETLSLFLAPHAEMELATDGQEGVELFETALAGGQGFDLVLLDVVMPKLDGQQALRRMRQAEREKGVSAQQKAVIIMTTALTSAEQMEQALWDGDCTDYLVKPIVRADLLALLRRYRLIN
- a CDS encoding PilZ domain-containing protein: MEPYYYREDIRKSLKDDSAEIAAGFREIVKGGLRVQLKLVNYFKGLPISYPATPVDFTGTVLELDVHPQQAVALEQTGCTFVKCSYFDRPMLADVKDADVRRMMASLANFRFVEILAEQRVSLRLKLEPPCDAQIIGDAEPIDGKVLDISLGGVSIRASRPSYLREGKGALLKVMVPNLLQSGETPLELRSKVVAVAHEEQGEVCRFSIESDPHVEGVISRFIFQRQVDLIRELKEQS
- a CDS encoding cytidylate kinase-like family protein, giving the protein MPDNLFIPSVDLRIGSLEEYNRRQKDKASLRHAKAKPRPCITISREFGCTGYPTAELLRELLMQRTGDEWVLIDKAVLEEVAQRHNLSQEILQTLGAENRILDEILATFSPRWKSSYDYFLPLSRHVVALAEQGNVIILELGGAIITRHIENSYHFRLFGSPAFKAATLASRLGLEIEPAEKLMHKQQKARDHFTRDFLNQDDHDPALYDLLFNNDRCPADRIAHTIADFVLVR
- a CDS encoding cupin domain-containing protein; this translates as MELVTGRSAVKNFGKPDEVREFPKGRVEMLDIGGAWVGRATFLPGWRWSESVQPLVKTKSCEAPHFQYHVSGRLHVVMDDGSEFDCGPGDVALLPMGHDAWVVGDEPAVVVDFQGMIDYAKRV